One stretch of Argiope bruennichi chromosome 3, qqArgBrue1.1, whole genome shotgun sequence DNA includes these proteins:
- the LOC129963817 gene encoding 60S ribosomal protein L13-like, giving the protein MAPKRNNMIPNGHFHKDWQRFVKTWFNQPMRKKRRHASRVKKARVIAPRPAKGPIRPVVRCPTFRYHTKQRLGRGFSLEELKAAGLHRKEARTIGISVDYRRRNKNVESLQQNVQRLKVYKSKLILFPRKLSKPKKGDATAEEIKMATQLKGVVMPVRKHVRIEKARKPTEEERKFQAFITLRTERANARYWGLRQKKAKEAAESLEAAPKKIK; this is encoded by the exons ATGGCTCCGAAAAGGAATAATATGATACCTAATGGCCACTTTCATAAAGATTGGCAAAGATTTGTTAAAACATGGTTCAATCAACCTATGCGCAAGAAGCGCCGTCATGCCAGTCGAGTTAAAAAGGCCCGTGTTATTGCACCCAGACCAGCTAAGGGCCCTATTCGTCCTGTGGTTAGATGTCCAACATTTCGTTATCATACTAAACAAAGATTAGGACGTGGGTTTTCTCTAGAAGAGTTAAAG gcTGCAGGTCTTCATAGGAAAGAAGCAAGAACCATTGGAATTTCTGTTGATTACAGAAGGAGAAATAAGAATGTTGAAAGTCTGCAACAAAATGTTCAACGCCTAAAAGTTTACAAATCTAAATTGATTCTCTTCCCACGCAAATTATCCAAGCCAAAGAAGGGTGATGCAaca gctgaagaaattaaaatggcTACTCAGCTGAAGGGAGTAGTCATGCCTGTCAGAAAGCATGTCAGGATTGAAAAAGCACGTAAACCAactgaagaagaaagaaaattccaGGCCTTTATTACACTCCGAACTGAACGAGCTAATGCTAGGTACTGGGGCTTGAGGCAGAAGAAGGCTAAGGAAGCAGCAGAAAGCTTAGAAGCTGCACccaaaaagataaaatag
- the LOC129964142 gene encoding probable leucine--tRNA ligase, mitochondrial: MGRILKLINPSKNSWSKILHRLNFTRLLFSCNKFLDAELTSDVKKNIEFYWKDKVNQHPVEKDAQKYYLLSMFPYPSGNLHMGHVRVYTISDALTRFFRMNGKKVIHPIGWDAFGLPAENAAVERNVHPFDWTMNNIETMKKQLKDFNICFDWDRELKTCDASYYKWTQYIFLLMFEHGLAYKKQALVNWDPVDQTVLADEQVDENGFSWRSGCKVEKRRLSQWFLRTSEFSKNLYDGLNDPSLIEWRDVTKIQQHWIGEPDGFIIHFDVFHKNEILSKALTVWTNTPELLYGAAFIGISPDNHFNASEYGGGSTIKDHCLDITVKHPFTGKLLPVFVSSNLNHSPATDSCLGIPVNENIQHLDFATKHNIDIIEIIDEASNCLRNSDEFSGMDRKTARKKIITKAENNGIKVYQASRKLRDWLISRQRYWGTPIPVINCPTCKAVPVPIKDLPVFLPKISDFTGKSCSLRNASDWMKVNCPKCGGPATRETDTMDTFVDSSWYFLRYLDVNNKLEPFNVDKINNSMPVDLYIGGKEHASLHLFYARFFCHFLHSIGMLKFREPFIQLLMQGMVLGKSYRVKGSGKYLTKEEVDFSDKVLVEKSSGSVVLEEWEKMSKSKYNGIDPQKVIEEHGIDTTRLFILGSVAPQSPRKWNDELFPGIKNFQWRVWLTVADFIEQKKLNDLHEKLSLEEIQNYEEKVHNARNYYTKKVTHNYIHTRQLSVVIAKLQGLIGELRRLPKPMVQSEVFESTLGVLLIMLAPMAPHFTSELWSAFCSAASGKDSTYDLTKPVLHQKWPEIPVDCPMEIVIKINGDEVDSIPIAKNDLEKLSAEKAIEAALNRPKVLDVLQGSKIKHAKYKAWDNHDSEINIVYKPPGKKAKKSKASNVA; this comes from the exons atgggacgaattttaaaattaattaatccttCAAAAAACAGTTGGTCTAAAATCTTACATCGTCTTAATTTCACACGCTTGCTATTTAGCTGTAATAAATTTTTG GATGCTGAATTAACAAGTGATGTTAAGAAGAATATTGAATTCTATTGGAAAGATAAAGTAAATCAGCATCCTGTTGAAAAA gaTGCACAGAAGTATTATTTGCTTTCAATGTTTCCCTATCCTTCTGGTAATTTACATATGGGACATGTCAGAGTTTACACAATCAGTGATGCTCTAACTCGCTTTTTCAGAATGAATGGCAAGAAG GTTATACATCCAATTGGTTGGGATGCCTTTGGTTTGCCTGCTGAAAATGCTGCTGTGGAGAGAAATGTACATCCTTTTGATTGGACCATGAA taacatTGAAACTATGAAAAAGCAactaaaagatttcaatatatgcTTTGATTGGGATAGA gAGTTAAAAACATGTGATGCTTCTTATTATAAATGGACTCAATATATATTTCTCCTGATGTTTGAACATGGATTAGCGTATAAAAAGcag GCACTTGTAAATTGGGATCCAGTTGATCAAACTGTTTTAGCTGATGAACAAGTGGATGAAAATGGATTTTCTTGGCGTTCCGGCTGTAAAGTAGAGAAACGGCGATTATCTCAGTGGTTTCTTCGGACTTCTGAATTTTCAAAG aatttatatgaTGGATTGAATGATCCAAGTTTAATAGAGTGGAGAGATGTAACTAAGATCCAGCAGCACTGGATAGGGGAGCCTGATGGCTTCATAATTCATTTtgatgtatttcataaaaatgaaattttatcaaaggcATTAACAGTGTGGACCAATACACCTGAATTATTGTATGGTGCTGCTTTCATTGGAATCTCGCCTGATAATCATTTTAATGCATCTGAATATGGTGGTGGATCTACTATTAAAGACCATTGCTTAGATATAACAGTGAAGCATCCTTTTACTGGAAAGCTCTTGCCGGTATTTGTTTCATCTAATTTAAATCATAGTCCTGCTACAGATTCTTGTTtag gTATTCCTGTCAATGAAAATATTCAGCACTTAGATTTTGCAACAAAGCATAacattgatattattgaaattatagatgAAGCTTCAAACTGTCTCAGAAATTCTGATGAG ttttcagGTATGGACAGAAAAACTgcccgaaaaaaaattattactaaagctgaaaataatggaattaaagtTTACCAAGCCAGCAGAAAGCTGAGAGATTGGCTTATTTCTCGTCAACGATATTGGGGTACACCAATACCTGTCATAAATTGCCCAACTTGTAAA GCAGTTCCAGTTCCAATAAAAGATTTACCAGTATTTCTTCCCAAAATATCTGATTTTACTGGAAAATCATGTTCGTTGAGAAATGCCAGTGATTGGATGAAAGTTAACTGTCCGAA ATGTGGTGGGCCTGCAACTCGTGAAACTGACACCATGGATACTTTTGTAGACAGCTCCTGGTACTTTTTGCGATATTTggatgttaataataaattagaaccATTTAATGTtgataaaatcaataattctatGCCTGTGGATTTATATATTGGTGGAAAAGAACAtg CTTCTTTACATTTGTTTTACGCTCGTTTCTTTTGCCATTTTCTTCATTCAATTGGGATGTTGAAATTTCGTGAGCCATTTATTCAACTTCTGATGCAAGGTATGGTTTTAGGAAAGAGTTATCGTGTAAAAGGCAGTGGAAAATATCTTACAAAAGAAGAAGTTGATTTTTCTG acaaAGTTCTTGTGGAAAAATCTTCTGGTTCAGTGGTTCTAGAAGAGTGGGAGAAAATgagtaaatcaaaatataatggtATAGACCCTCAA AAAGTTATTGAAGAGCATGGAATAGACACTACTCGTTTGTTCATATTAGGCAGTGTGGCTCCTCAATCTCCTAGAAAATGGAATGATGAAT TATTTCctggtataaaaaattttcagtggAGAGTTTGGTTAACTGTTGCTGACTTTATTGAACAGAAGAAGCTCAATGACTTGCATGAAAAACTTTCCTTGGAAGAGATACAAAATTACGAAGAAAAGGTCCATAATGCCCGGAATTATTACACTAAAAAA gtTACACATAATTACATTCATACTAGGCAGTTGAGTGTAGTCATTGCAAAACTTCAAGGATTGATTGGAGAATTAAGG CGTCTTCCTAAACCTATGGTCCAAAGTGAAGTCTTTGAGAGTACATTAGGAGTATTATTAATTATGCTAGCTCCAATGGCTCCTCATTTTACTTCTGAACTCTGGTCTGCTTTCTGTAGTGCTGCTTCTGGAAAAGATTCAACATATGATTTA ACTAAACCAGTACTACATCAGAAATGGCCTGAAATTCCAGTTGATTGCCCCATGGAAATAGTTATTaag ATCAATGGGGATGAAGTTGACAGCATACCCATTGCAAAGAATGACTTAGAAAAGTTATCTGCTGAGAAGGCAATTGAAGCAGCTTTGAATAGGCCTAAAGTATTAGATGTTCTACAAGGatcaaaaattaaacatgctAAGTACAAAGCATGGGACAATCATGACTCTGAGATAAATATAGTTTACAAACCTCCTGGTAAAAAGgcaaaaaaatcaaaagcttCTAATGTAGCATAA